One Mercenaria mercenaria strain notata unplaced genomic scaffold, MADL_Memer_1 contig_2338, whole genome shotgun sequence genomic region harbors:
- the LOC128552332 gene encoding uncharacterized protein LOC128552332, with amino-acid sequence MDCIRSFELEQMSYSIRHCLICNERRVEMKMSSENECLRCHNDKGTVKMFSNKNFMDPLEVPEELRNLTLIEQQLISRISPIINVHLLKHGGIAANGHCVTFPQCINEPAQILPLLPEEIKIIRVRKCGSVDSFKEYNVRRAEIEYALHWLKSNNPAFSDITISQDRLTKLPQNGPIQIQTIETTHDIQNSDKGPAKEQNGPGEVQGETNSCVGLPDLNVDIKHQVEQVVKEVVGPEHGKVTVGRKYVCIPWPTQSDTPLSEFTTRYFFSMAFPCLFPYSKGDFHINRPRTITSMTEWAEHLMWYGDGRFAQHPYFKFIVHNIIMRKRTFKQSSYVVKQHLGEEPITFEELKDMLQRRDNSVAQKVMYFGACLRGTTQY; translated from the coding sequence ATGGATTGTATTCGATCGTTTGAACTGGAGCAAATGTCATACAGTATCCGTCATTGTCTTATATGCAATGAACGCCGCGTTGAAATGAAAATGTCATCAGAAAATGAGTGTCTACGTTGTCATAATGACAAAGGCacagtaaaaatgttttcaaacaaaaattttatggACCCTTTAGAAGTACCTGAAGAATTGCGCAATCTGACATTAATTGAACAACAGTTAATATCACGAATATCACCAATTATCAATGTTCATTTACTAAAGCATGGCGGAATTGCAGCAAATGGACACTGCGTTACTTTTCCCCAATGTATCAATGAACCTGCGCAAATTTTACCGCTTTTACCTGAGGAAATCAAAATTATTCGTGTTCGTAAATGTGGATCAGTCGACTCTTTCAAGGAATATAACGTAAGGAGAGCTGAAATTGAATACGCATTACACTGGCTTAAGTCTAACAACCCTGCATTTTCAGACATAACAATCAGTCAAGACAGACTTACAAAACTCCCACAAAATGGACCTATTCAAATACAGACTATAGAGACCACACATGATATTCAAAATTCAGATAAAGGTCCAGCTAAAGAGCAAAATGGTCCAGGTGAGGTGCAAGGAGAAACTAACTCCTGTGTTGGCCTACCTGATCTGAATGTTGACATTAAACATCAAGTTGAACAGGTTGTGAAAGAAGTTGTTGGACCTGAACATGGTAAAGTAACGGTAGGACGGAAATATGTATGTATTCCATGGCCAACTCAAAGTGATACACCTCTATCTGAATTTACAACAAGATACTTTTTCTCTATGGCATTTCCATGCCTTTTTCCATATAGTAAAGGTGACTTTCACATAAATCGTCCTCGCACAATAACATCTATGACAGAGTGGGCAGAACATTTAATGTGGTACGGTGATGGTCGATTTGCGCAACACCcatattttaaattcattgtcCATAACATTATTATGCGCAAACGAACATTTAAACAAAGTTCCTATGTTGTGAAACAACACTTAGGTGAAGAACCAATCACTTTCGAAGAACTTAAAGATATGCTTCAAAGACGAGACAATTCAGTTGCACAAAAAGTCATGTATTTTGGGGCTTGCTTAAGAGGAACAACACAGTACTGA